In Trifolium pratense cultivar HEN17-A07 linkage group LG7, ARS_RC_1.1, whole genome shotgun sequence, a genomic segment contains:
- the LOC123897937 gene encoding GDSL esterase/lipase At1g29670-like isoform X1, producing MESMMINTWLLLPILFLSANYLIQCVNGKPQVPCLFIFGDSLSDSGNNNNLPTSSKANYNPYGIDFPIGPTGRFTNGRNSIDIITQLLGFEKFIPPFANINGSDILKGVNYASGGAGIRAETSMTMGFVISLGLQLKNHRVIVSQIAGKLGSVDKAQQYLNKCLYYVNIGSNDYINNYYLPQYYPTSHIYNTEQYAEVLIQELSLNLLALHEIGARKYVLVGLGLLGCTPNAIYLHGTNGSCVEEENAPAYIYNAKLKSLVDNFNKFSLDSKFIFINSTSESDGQSSDGFLVSNAPCCPSRLVGGGCIPDEKPCYNRSDYVFWDDFHPTDAWNQLIAIGFYDDPYSSGYTYPMDIKHLVEQETKMELESINENTSQLSASS from the exons ATGGAATCTATGATGATCAACACATGGTTGCTGTTACCTATTCTTTTCTTGTCTGCAAACTATTTGATACAATGTGTCAATGGAAAACCCCAAGTACCTTGTTTGTTTATCTTTGGTGACTCTTTATCTGATAGtggaaacaacaacaaccttccTACCTCTTCAAAAGCTAATTACAATCCTTATGGAATCGACTTTCCGATCGGTCCAACCGGAAGATTTACCAACGGTCGAAATTCGATTGACATAATAA CTCAACTTCTTGGATTTGAGAAATTCATTCCACCATTTGCAAACATTAATGGTTCAGACATACTCAAAGGTGTGAACTATGCATCTGGGGGAGCTGGAATTCGTGCCGAGACAAGCATGACTATG GGTTTTGTTATCAGCTTGGGATTACAGTTAAAAAATCACAGAGTTATAGTTTCTCAAATTGCTGGAAAACTTGGAAGTGTTGACAAAGCTCAACAATACCTTAACAAATGCTTGTATTATGTGAATATAGGAAGTAATGACTACATAAATAATTACTATCTTCCCCAATACTATCCAACAAGCCACATTTATAACACTGAGCAATATGCAGAAGTTCTAATTCAAGAGCTATCTTTGAATTTACTG GCTCTACATGAAATTGGAGCAAGAAAATATGTGTTAGTTGGGTTGGGCCTTTTAGGCTGCACTCCAAATGCCATCTACCTTCATGGGACAAATGGGTCTTGTGTTGAAGAGGAAAATGCCCCTGCATACATTTACAATGCTAAGCTTAAATCTCTAGTGGATAATTTCAACAAGTTTTCTCTTGATTCCAAATTCATCTTCATAAACAGTACATCAGAATCAGATGGCCAGAGTTCGGATG GTTTTTTGGTATCAAATGCTCCTTGTTGTCCATCAAGGTTGGTTGGTGGAGGGTGTATTCCTGATGAAAAGCCATGCTATAATAGGAGTGATTATGTGTTTTGGGATGATTTTCATCCCACTGATGCTTGGAACCAACTCATTGCAATAGGATTTTATGATGATCCATATAGTTCAGGGTACACTTATCCAATGGATATTAAGCACCTTGTTGAACAAGAAACTAAGATGGAATTGGAGTCCATAAATGAGAATACATCACAGCTTAGTGCCTCTAGTTAA
- the LOC123897937 gene encoding GDSL esterase/lipase At1g29660-like isoform X2, which translates to MESMMINTWLLLPILFLSANYLIQCVNGKPQVPCLFIFGDSLSDSGNNNNLPTSSKANYNPYGIDFPIGPTGRFTNGRNSIDIITQLLGFEKFIPPFANINGSDILKGVNYASGGAGIRAETSMTMALHEIGARKYVLVGLGLLGCTPNAIYLHGTNGSCVEEENAPAYIYNAKLKSLVDNFNKFSLDSKFIFINSTSESDGQSSDGFLVSNAPCCPSRLVGGGCIPDEKPCYNRSDYVFWDDFHPTDAWNQLIAIGFYDDPYSSGYTYPMDIKHLVEQETKMELESINENTSQLSASS; encoded by the exons ATGGAATCTATGATGATCAACACATGGTTGCTGTTACCTATTCTTTTCTTGTCTGCAAACTATTTGATACAATGTGTCAATGGAAAACCCCAAGTACCTTGTTTGTTTATCTTTGGTGACTCTTTATCTGATAGtggaaacaacaacaaccttccTACCTCTTCAAAAGCTAATTACAATCCTTATGGAATCGACTTTCCGATCGGTCCAACCGGAAGATTTACCAACGGTCGAAATTCGATTGACATAATAA CTCAACTTCTTGGATTTGAGAAATTCATTCCACCATTTGCAAACATTAATGGTTCAGACATACTCAAAGGTGTGAACTATGCATCTGGGGGAGCTGGAATTCGTGCCGAGACAAGCATGACTATG GCTCTACATGAAATTGGAGCAAGAAAATATGTGTTAGTTGGGTTGGGCCTTTTAGGCTGCACTCCAAATGCCATCTACCTTCATGGGACAAATGGGTCTTGTGTTGAAGAGGAAAATGCCCCTGCATACATTTACAATGCTAAGCTTAAATCTCTAGTGGATAATTTCAACAAGTTTTCTCTTGATTCCAAATTCATCTTCATAAACAGTACATCAGAATCAGATGGCCAGAGTTCGGATG GTTTTTTGGTATCAAATGCTCCTTGTTGTCCATCAAGGTTGGTTGGTGGAGGGTGTATTCCTGATGAAAAGCCATGCTATAATAGGAGTGATTATGTGTTTTGGGATGATTTTCATCCCACTGATGCTTGGAACCAACTCATTGCAATAGGATTTTATGATGATCCATATAGTTCAGGGTACACTTATCCAATGGATATTAAGCACCTTGTTGAACAAGAAACTAAGATGGAATTGGAGTCCATAAATGAGAATACATCACAGCTTAGTGCCTCTAGTTAA
- the LOC123897938 gene encoding GDSL esterase/lipase At1g29670-like, with the protein MAFETRTWLVLHVLVLFVTCFMQHCFVNGQTPPVPCLFVFGDSLSDNGNSNNLLTNAKANYVPYGVDFPRGTTGRFTNGRTAIDIIGELLGISDFIPPFANIVGSDILKGANYASGAAGIRAETGKHMGANIEMGLQVANHRVIVSQIVARLGGLPQAQQYLKQCLYYVNIGSNDYINNYYLPRHPTYTTSRNYNPEEYAQVLINQASGYLQDLRESGARKFVLVGIGQIGCTPFSIAKANQGTQGCVEKYNADALIFSLKLRSLVDQLNGINLDSKYIFVNSTAGSIDSSLGFTVLDKACCLPRSSDGMCVPNSRPCLNRNEYAFYDAIHPTSAVNNLTALTSYDSTLAPETTSPMDIKRLAMLSIS; encoded by the exons ATGGCTTTTGAGACTAGAACATGGTTAGTTTTGCATGTTCTTGTCTTGTTTGTTACATGTTTCATGCAACATTGTTTTGTCAATGGCCAAACACCTCCAGTGCCTTGCCTTTTTGTATTTGGAGACTCCTTGTCCGACAATGGAAACAGCAACAATCTTTTAACTAATGCAAAAGCTAATTACGTGCCATACGGTGTTGACTTTCCACGTGGCACAACAGGAAGATTTACCAATGGACGAACAGCAATTGACATTATTG GTGAACTTCTTGGAATCTCGGATTTCATCCCACCCTTTGCAAACATAGTTGGCTCGGACATACTTAAAGGTGCTAACTATGCATCTGGTGCAGCTGGAATTCGTGCCGAGACCGGCAAACATATG GGTGCTAATATTGAAATGGGATTGCAAGTAGCAAATCATAGAGTCATAGTTTCCCAAATTGTTGCCAGACTTGGTGGTCTGCCACAAGCCCAACAATATTTGAAACAATGCTTGTATTATGTGAATATAGGCAGCAACGATTACATAAACAATTATTACTTACCCCGACACCCAACATATACAACAAGTCGCAATTATAACCCTGAAGAGTATGCTCAAGTTCTTATTAACCAAGCATCTGGTTATTTACAG GATTTGCGTGAAAGTGGGGCAAGAAAATTCGTGTTAGTTGGAATTGGCCAAATAGGTTGCACTCCATTTTCCATTGCTAAAGCTAATCAAGGGACACAAGGAtgtgttgaaaaatataatgCTGATGCATTAATATTTAGTCTCAAGCTTAGATCTCTAGTGGATCAACTCAATGGCATAAATCTTGATTCCAAATATATCTTTGTAAACAGTACTGCTGGCTCCATAGACAGTTCACTTG GGTTTACAGTTTTAGATAAGGCTTGTTGTCTACCGAGGTCATCTGATGGAATGTGTGTTCCTAATTCAAGGCCATGCTTAAATAGAAATGAGTATGCTTTTTATGATGCAATTCATCCTACATCAGCTGTTAACAATCTCACTGCATTGACTTCATACGATAGTACTTTAGCTCCAGAGACTACCTCTCCAATGGATATCAAACGACTTGCTATGCTGAGTATCTCATAA